One genomic window of Coregonus clupeaformis isolate EN_2021a chromosome 12, ASM2061545v1, whole genome shotgun sequence includes the following:
- the LOC121578031 gene encoding transmembrane protein 128 isoform X2 translates to MLADSEFVNLRNRFKKDADLLMQGVSAGDSNEKSQEEKDAKPLPRINRHSVFWIVASVGLTYYFDCLRVITENADIKSWWFNVGVILLGICLALAMFCIVYLEWFKGIQHYDHEYPAIAPITTAAFIAASCREFGSTSNRPHNC, encoded by the exons ATGCTTGCTGATAGTGAATTCGTAAATCTACGAAATAGATTTAAGAAAGATGCTGATCTTCTCATGCAAGGGGTTTCAGCAGGTGACAGCAACGAAAAGA GTCAAGAAGAGAAAGATGCCAAACCACTTCCTCGGATCAACCGCCATTCCGTCTTCTGGATTGTGGCTTCTGTCGGGTTGACTTACTATTTCGACTGCCTCCGCGTCATCACGGAGAATGCCGATATCAAAAG CTGGTGGTTCAATGTTGGAGTGATACTGCTGGGAATATGCCTAGCTTTGGCCATGTTTTGCATTGTATACctggagtggtttaagggaatACAGCACTATGATCATGAGTACCCTGCTATTGCCCCTATCACCACAGCAGCCTTCATTGCAGCATCATGCAG